One segment of Actinomycetes bacterium DNA contains the following:
- a CDS encoding LuxR C-terminal-related transcriptional regulator, producing MEHLRGLITFVQRGAGEGARQLLSAARHLESLNASLPREMYLEALGAAIWADDLGSLGVLRAAAEAARAAPPAPDPPLAVDLLLDAFALRLTEGFAASAATLSRAVELGLALDVADDEVDRWRWLATGRASATAALELWDAESSHALAARQVRFARDTGAPVYLQYALNSLATTHLLAGELATAARLLKEDRLIAEVTGNPPARYAAMMLEAWRGREPAASELIEATSREATALGMGRLVNTANYASSVLYNGLGRHDAARDAAWRAFERDQLGLGPLVVPELAEAAAGTGEVALVRAALQWLSERTRAAPSEWALGIEARVRALLSEGEAAERCYRESIDRLGRTSVRAQLARAHLLYGEWLRRRGRRLDARAQLRIAHAQLEAMGVEAFAERASRELQATGETARKRTVATRGALTAQEAVIARLACAGLSNPEIGARLSISARTVQYHLGKVFAKLAITSRSQLDRVLASDPATTRPLQL from the coding sequence GTGGAGCACCTGCGCGGGCTGATCACCTTTGTGCAGCGAGGCGCCGGTGAGGGTGCTCGGCAGCTCCTCAGCGCGGCCAGGCATCTGGAGTCCCTGAATGCTTCCCTGCCGCGCGAGATGTACCTGGAGGCGCTCGGGGCCGCGATCTGGGCCGACGATCTGGGCAGCCTGGGCGTCCTCCGGGCGGCCGCCGAGGCCGCCCGCGCCGCGCCTCCCGCTCCCGACCCGCCGCTTGCGGTGGACCTCCTGCTGGATGCGTTCGCGCTGCGGTTGACCGAGGGCTTTGCGGCGTCCGCGGCGACCCTGAGTCGAGCGGTCGAGCTGGGTCTCGCGCTGGACGTCGCCGACGACGAGGTCGACCGCTGGCGCTGGCTCGCCACTGGAAGAGCCAGCGCCACCGCCGCTCTCGAGCTGTGGGACGCCGAGTCCTCGCATGCCCTGGCCGCTCGCCAGGTTCGATTCGCCCGCGACACCGGCGCGCCCGTGTACCTGCAGTACGCGCTCAACTCCCTCGCCACGACCCACCTGCTTGCTGGGGAGTTGGCCACGGCGGCACGGCTGCTCAAGGAGGATCGCCTGATCGCCGAGGTGACTGGGAACCCGCCGGCTCGGTATGCCGCGATGATGCTCGAGGCCTGGCGGGGCCGGGAGCCAGCGGCGTCGGAGCTGATCGAGGCCACCTCGCGGGAGGCGACCGCGTTGGGTATGGGCCGGCTGGTCAACACGGCGAACTATGCGAGCTCGGTGCTCTACAACGGCCTGGGTCGCCACGACGCGGCCCGCGACGCCGCCTGGCGAGCGTTCGAGCGCGACCAGCTCGGACTTGGGCCCTTGGTCGTGCCCGAGCTGGCCGAGGCGGCGGCCGGGACCGGTGAGGTCGCGCTGGTCAGGGCCGCGCTCCAGTGGCTGTCGGAACGCACGCGGGCGGCACCGTCGGAGTGGGCGCTGGGCATCGAGGCGCGCGTCCGTGCCCTGCTCAGCGAGGGCGAGGCCGCCGAGCGCTGCTACCGCGAGTCCATCGACCGGCTCGGCCGGACCTCCGTCCGCGCGCAGCTCGCCCGCGCGCATCTGCTCTACGGGGAGTGGCTGCGCCGCCGGGGCCGCCGCCTCGACGCCCGGGCGCAGCTGCGCATCGCCCACGCCCAGCTGGAGGCGATGGGCGTCGAGGCGTTCGCCGAGCGGGCCAGCCGCGAGCTGCAGGCCACCGGCGAGACCGCCCGCAAGCGCACCGTCGCGACCCGCGGTGCGCTCACCGCCCAGGAGGCCGTGATAGCGCGGCTCGCCTGCGCGGGGCTGTCGAACCCGGAGATCGGCGCCCGGTTGTCCATCAGCGCCCGAACGGTCCAGTACCACCTGGGCAAGGTCTTCGCCAAGCTGGCCATCACCTCCCGAAGCCAGCTCGACCGCGTCCTGGCCAGCGACCCGGCCACCACCCGGCCGCTCCAGCTGTAG
- a CDS encoding AAA family ATPase, with the protein MAVPDRRRPSRERERAAELRGRRRECGVLDRLLDAVRGGEGRTLVVRGEPGVGKTALLEYLAEHASGCRVVRVAGVQSEIELAFAGVHQLCAPMLDRLQRLPAPQRAALRTAFGLGSGSAPDRFLVGLATLGLLAGAAEEHPLVCLVDDEQWLDQASAQVLGFVARRLAAESVGLVFAARVPGDELAGLPELVVEGLQEADARALLEAALTGPLDAQVRDRMMAEARGNPLALLELPRGLPPAELAGGFALPDAIPLSGRIEASFRQRLDALPADTRVLVQLAAADPVGDPVLVWRAAERLGIATEAATPAAEAGLLEVGTRVLFRHPLVRSAAYRSASLQQRQGAHRALADVTDPALDPDRRAWHWAQAAPGPDEKVAEELERSAGRAQRVGAWPRRRRSWSARPCSLPSTVGVLGACSRPRGPSAPPAPWTPHLGCWSPSRPARLTPCGRLRWSTCAG; encoded by the coding sequence GTGGCGGTCCCGGACAGACGCCGACCGTCCCGCGAGCGGGAGCGCGCCGCGGAGTTGCGGGGCCGGCGCCGCGAATGCGGCGTGCTGGACCGGCTGTTGGACGCTGTGCGTGGAGGCGAGGGCCGCACCCTGGTGGTGCGCGGCGAACCGGGCGTGGGCAAGACGGCGCTGCTGGAGTACCTGGCCGAGCACGCTTCGGGCTGCCGGGTGGTGCGCGTCGCCGGGGTCCAGTCGGAGATAGAGCTTGCGTTCGCCGGGGTGCATCAGTTGTGCGCGCCGATGCTGGACCGCCTCCAGCGTCTGCCAGCTCCGCAGCGGGCCGCGTTGCGGACCGCATTCGGCCTCGGTTCCGGGTCGGCGCCGGACCGCTTCCTGGTCGGGCTGGCCACCCTCGGCCTGCTGGCCGGCGCGGCCGAGGAGCACCCGCTGGTCTGCCTGGTCGACGATGAGCAGTGGCTGGATCAGGCCTCCGCCCAGGTCCTTGGGTTCGTGGCCCGTCGCCTGGCCGCAGAGTCGGTCGGCCTGGTCTTCGCAGCTCGCGTCCCGGGCGACGAGCTGGCGGGGTTGCCGGAGCTGGTGGTCGAGGGGCTGCAGGAGGCCGATGCCCGGGCGCTGCTGGAGGCGGCGCTGACTGGGCCGCTGGACGCCCAGGTCCGGGACCGGATGATGGCCGAGGCCCGCGGCAACCCGCTGGCACTGCTGGAGCTGCCACGCGGGCTGCCGCCGGCGGAGCTGGCGGGTGGGTTCGCGCTCCCCGACGCAATCCCACTCTCAGGGCGGATCGAGGCGAGCTTCCGGCAGCGGCTGGACGCGCTGCCGGCCGACACCCGCGTGCTCGTGCAGCTGGCGGCGGCCGATCCGGTCGGCGATCCGGTGCTGGTGTGGCGGGCGGCCGAGCGGCTCGGCATCGCCACGGAGGCGGCGACGCCGGCAGCCGAGGCCGGCCTGCTCGAGGTCGGCACCCGCGTGCTGTTTCGGCATCCCCTGGTGCGGTCGGCGGCCTACCGGTCGGCATCGCTGCAGCAGCGGCAGGGTGCCCACCGCGCCCTTGCGGACGTGACCGATCCGGCGCTTGATCCTGATCGCCGTGCCTGGCACTGGGCCCAGGCCGCGCCCGGGCCCGACGAGAAGGTCGCTGAGGAGCTGGAGCGCTCGGCCGGCCGCGCCCAGCGCGTGGGGGCCTGGCCGCGGCGGCGGCGTTCCTGGAGCGCGCGGCCCTGCTCACTCCCGAGCACGGTCGGCGTGCTCGGCGCCTGCTCGCGGCCGCGCGGGCCAAGCGCGCCGCCGGCGCCCTGGACGCCGCACTTGGGCTGCTGGTCGCCGTCGAGGCCAGCGCGCCTGACCCCCTGCGGACGGCTGAGGTGGAGCACCTGCGCGGGCTGA
- a CDS encoding AAA family ATPase, producing the protein MSVPGRRRPARQREHAGRLRGRRRECDLLDQLLDSVRAGESRVLVVRGEPGVGKTALLDYLVEQASGCRVAYAAGVESEMELVYAGLHQLLTPMLDRLERLPAPQANALRTAFGLSPGSAPDRFLVGLAALSLLAEVAEEHPLVCLVDDAQWLDQASAQVIGFVARRLAAESVGLVFAARVLGDELAGLPELVVEGLREADARALLGSVLTGPLDPRVHDRIVAEAGGNPLALVELPRGVTPAELAGGFALPDAMPLSGRIEESFRRRLELLPEDSRRLLQLAAADPVGDPVLVWRAAERIGITTQAAAPAAEAGLVEFGARVRFRHPLMRSAAYRSASLQERQELHRALAEATDRELDPDRRAWHWAQAAPGPDEDVAAELERSAGRAQARGGVAAAAAFLQSSVALTVDPARRAERALAAAQASLQAGSFDAALGLVAAAEGGALDDLQRARADLARGQVALALSGSDAAPLLLRAARRLEPFDLDLARETYLIAWGATVVASDLEGGRLLLGEISRAIRALPPPPGPPRPLDLLLDGLALLTLEGRTAGTPRLQQAAKALLEISVEDVLRWGWMATAASDAVWDNEDMLATAARVLQLVRDAGALAQLPIHLSAVALARAWIGDLAGAASLVAEIDSVVAATGSRLGPGAALRLRSLQGREAETSALIASAIEDAAAGGHTIALYAHWAAAVLYNGLARYQEAAESARQATSSPFEVFVSVRVLPELVEAAARGGDAELAREALERLAETTQPCGNDLALGIEARSRALLSDGAAAADLYREAIDRLRRTQLRPELARAQLLYGEWLRRQGRRVDAREQLRTAHDLFASIGMEAFAERARTELLATGETARKRTVETHDALTAQEALIARLAREGLSNPEIGVRLFISARTVKYHLGKVFTKLDISSRAQLDRALPGDPATARPR; encoded by the coding sequence GTGTCGGTGCCGGGCCGACGCCGACCCGCCCGCCAGCGGGAACACGCTGGGCGGTTGCGGGGTCGACGCCGCGAATGTGACCTGCTGGACCAGCTCCTCGACTCGGTCCGCGCCGGTGAGAGCAGGGTTCTGGTGGTGCGCGGGGAGCCCGGGGTGGGCAAGACGGCCCTGTTGGACTATCTGGTCGAGCAGGCGTCGGGCTGCCGGGTGGCGTATGCGGCCGGGGTCGAGTCGGAGATGGAGCTGGTCTACGCCGGGCTGCACCAGCTGCTGACGCCGATGCTGGACCGCCTGGAACGGCTCCCGGCTCCACAGGCCAACGCGTTGCGGACGGCGTTCGGCCTTAGCCCGGGGTCTGCGCCCGATCGGTTCCTGGTCGGGCTGGCCGCCCTTAGCCTGCTGGCCGAGGTGGCCGAGGAGCACCCACTAGTCTGCCTGGTCGACGACGCGCAATGGCTGGATCAGGCCTCGGCCCAGGTCATTGGGTTCGTTGCCCGCCGGCTGGCTGCAGAGTCGGTCGGCCTGGTGTTCGCGGCCCGGGTTCTGGGCGACGAGCTGGCGGGGTTGCCGGAGCTGGTGGTCGAGGGCCTTCGGGAGGCCGATGCGCGTGCCCTGCTGGGCTCGGTGCTCACCGGGCCGCTGGACCCGCGGGTCCACGACCGGATCGTGGCCGAGGCCGGGGGCAACCCGCTGGCGCTGGTGGAGCTGCCCCGGGGGGTGACCCCGGCCGAGCTGGCGGGTGGGTTCGCCCTTCCCGACGCGATGCCGCTGTCGGGGCGGATCGAGGAGAGCTTCCGGCGGCGGCTTGAGCTGCTTCCGGAGGATAGCCGGCGCCTGCTGCAGCTGGCGGCGGCCGATCCGGTCGGCGATCCGGTGCTGGTGTGGCGGGCGGCCGAGCGGATCGGCATCACCACCCAGGCCGCGGCTCCGGCGGCCGAGGCCGGCCTGGTGGAATTCGGCGCCCGGGTGCGGTTCCGGCATCCCCTGATGCGCTCGGCGGCCTACCGGTCGGCGTCGCTCCAGGAGCGCCAAGAGCTGCATCGCGCCCTGGCCGAGGCCACCGACCGGGAGCTCGATCCCGACCGTCGGGCCTGGCACTGGGCCCAGGCCGCGCCGGGGCCCGACGAGGACGTCGCTGCCGAGCTGGAGCGCTCGGCCGGCCGGGCGCAGGCTCGAGGCGGGGTCGCTGCCGCGGCCGCGTTCCTGCAGAGTTCGGTGGCGCTGACCGTAGACCCGGCGCGGCGTGCGGAGCGCGCGCTGGCCGCCGCCCAGGCGAGCCTCCAGGCGGGTTCGTTTGACGCGGCGCTCGGGCTCGTGGCCGCAGCGGAGGGCGGAGCACTGGATGATCTCCAGCGCGCCCGGGCCGACCTGGCGCGCGGCCAGGTCGCTCTCGCCTTGAGCGGCAGCGACGCTGCGCCATTGTTGCTACGGGCCGCGAGGCGCCTCGAACCCTTCGACCTCGACCTGGCGCGCGAAACCTACCTGATCGCCTGGGGCGCGACGGTCGTCGCCAGCGACCTCGAAGGAGGACGCCTCCTCCTCGGCGAGATCTCTCGCGCCATCCGGGCCCTCCCTCCACCGCCCGGACCTCCCCGTCCCCTCGACCTGCTACTCGACGGGCTTGCCCTGCTAACCCTCGAGGGACGCACCGCTGGGACTCCGAGGTTGCAGCAAGCAGCGAAAGCGCTTCTTGAGATCTCGGTGGAGGACGTCCTTCGCTGGGGGTGGATGGCCACGGCGGCCAGCGACGCCGTGTGGGACAACGAGGACATGCTGGCGACCGCCGCGAGAGTGCTCCAGCTGGTCCGCGATGCCGGCGCGCTCGCGCAGCTGCCCATCCACCTGTCCGCCGTGGCCCTCGCAAGGGCGTGGATCGGCGACTTGGCGGGTGCCGCCTCGCTGGTCGCGGAGATCGACAGCGTGGTGGCGGCAACCGGGAGCCGCTTGGGGCCGGGTGCCGCGCTGAGGCTCCGGTCGCTGCAAGGAAGGGAAGCCGAGACCTCAGCATTGATCGCGAGCGCGATCGAGGACGCCGCGGCGGGTGGGCACACGATCGCGCTCTACGCGCATTGGGCGGCCGCGGTCCTCTACAACGGCCTCGCCCGCTACCAGGAGGCCGCGGAGTCCGCCAGACAAGCTACCTCGAGCCCCTTCGAGGTCTTTGTATCCGTACGGGTGCTGCCCGAGCTCGTCGAGGCGGCCGCACGCGGAGGAGATGCCGAGCTCGCCCGCGAGGCCCTCGAGCGGCTCGCGGAGACGACCCAGCCCTGCGGCAACGATCTCGCCCTCGGCATCGAAGCGCGCTCCCGGGCGCTGCTGAGCGACGGCGCCGCCGCCGCCGACCTGTATCGCGAAGCGATCGATCGGTTGCGCCGCACTCAGCTGCGTCCCGAGCTGGCTCGGGCGCAGCTGCTCTACGGCGAGTGGCTGCGGCGCCAGGGCCGACGCGTCGACGCGCGCGAGCAGCTGCGCACGGCCCACGACCTGTTCGCCAGCATTGGCATGGAAGCCTTCGCCGAGCGTGCCCGCACTGAACTGCTGGCCACAGGCGAAACCGCCCGCAAGCGCACCGTCGAGACGCACGACGCGCTGACGGCCCAGGAGGCCCTGATCGCGCGGCTGGCCCGCGAGGGGCTGTCGAACCCGGAGATTGGTGTCCGGTTGTTCATCAGCGCCCGCACGGTCAAGTACCACCTAGGCAAGGTGTTCACCAAGCTCGATATCAGCTCCCGCGCTCAGCTGGACCGGGCCCTGCCCGGCGACCCGGCCACCGCCCGGCCGCGCTAG
- a CDS encoding DUF2007 domain-containing protein, whose amino-acid sequence MDGATVSVAVVASRTEAELIAGMLRSHGVSAAVSADDAGGQYPQMQVEGVRVLVAPSDEASARRLLARRQR is encoded by the coding sequence GTGGACGGCGCGACGGTGTCGGTGGCAGTCGTTGCCAGCCGTACCGAGGCGGAGCTGATCGCCGGCATGCTGCGCAGTCACGGCGTGAGCGCAGCGGTGTCGGCAGATGATGCCGGAGGACAGTACCCACAAATGCAGGTCGAGGGGGTTCGCGTGCTGGTTGCCCCCTCCGATGAAGCCTCGGCCCGTCGGCTCCTCGCCCGTCGCCAGCGATGA